Within the Trichoderma breve strain T069 chromosome 3, whole genome shotgun sequence genome, the region tgagagacGCCATCACCAGCAATTGGAGACTTGGCCACCGCCTGGGAGCCCATCTGAGGGCCCTGGAAGCATCGGCATCACCGGCAGCGGCCAATTCCATCGAAACAAACCTCATCTTGCCTTGATCCGGGCTCCGGAGAGCCGGCCCATGGACGCGTCCGGGTCAAGTCGTGGCTGGATCAGCGGGCAAGACGCAAGGCCACAGGGCTGCGGGCGGCAACAGCAAGTGCAAGGAGACAGCAGCGACTTACCAGTGATCAATCAATGACCCGTGACACCACAAGGAATGACAGGAGCCCACAGGCTCGTTCGGGCGAGTCTGGCGATGTTCCGGTGGGCGGAAGGGCCACGAGGGTTGAGGTGTCGAGAGACGGCCGGAGGTGACAAAAATGCGCTGGTGGAGAGAGGCAGGAAAGAATTGGAGGCAACGGGGCGGAGGGCCGAAGGCTCGGCCGGCGTGTTTGTACCCAAGCCAAGCCCTGTTGGGGTGGTTTGGCGCTCTGCTGACTGCTGAAGCCGCTAGAGACCACTGCAGTCACGTGGCTGGCGCTTTGGACCTCAGAACCCCGGAATTTCTGCGCTGGGGATGTTGGTGTTTGGGTGCAACTGTGACGATATTGCGAGAAGATGCGAAGCCTGCAGAGAATGTTTGAATCGGATTTAATTTGTCAAGTAATTGGTTTGCTGCAATCGttgtgattgtgattgaGAAACTTCTCTGGAGAAGTCTCTTAAATATTCCAAAGCGTTCCAGCGCTTTAGCTATAGCGAtgtttgatgttgatgctgagaGATAGTAATCAACGAAAGCAGACTCAGACGCAGGCGCAGAGTCGAAATTTGAAAGATATCGGGATAAAAGTTGTAAAATTCCAACACAAGCTCTCTTGATTGTGTTGAAATTGGGCGGTTTTGTTGTCCTGCTCAATGCAGAACGGAAGTGGTGATCGGAGACTCAGACTCAGACTCAGACGCAGGTGCaggtgcagatgcagatgcagagccGGAGTTTTAATGATATCAGGATAAAAGGTATAGAGTTTCAACAGAAATTTTCTTGATCGTGTTGAAATGGGGAGATTTTGTTGCCTTGCTCAGTGCAAGACGGGAGTGGTGGTCGGTGATCGCAAAGTGAGAGAAGAGTCAGCTGTTGCTGTGGAGAATGTGAGGTGTAGTttgggaggaaaagaaggcaaagggaGAACTCGAGTCCTATACTCCCCAGATTAGACTACCGAATTTTCCCATATTTTCCGTTGATAGGGAAACagaaaagaggcagaatAAGGTTCTACGAGTTGGGCGTTGATGTACGTAGATGTTACAAGCCAGGAAGATACCGATGGGCTGTGTGGGAACTATAAACCGCCATCAACTGGGAAACAGAGTAAGAGTTCTATCTACATCGAAAATTATTCCTGCGGAAGATATCTCGTCGAAATGTGGCGCCAAATTCTGGAAAGTTTCCGGAGAGGTGGAAAGGCGAGGCGAGaataaggaaaagaaaagccatCAAACTGGAGTTCAGTCTTGTTAATGCGTGATAGATTCAAGTATAAGAACAAGGCGCCAGGGATTGAGGTCTTCGAATTGTAGGCAACGAGCATTTGCATGGTAATGTGCTTGATGCGCAATCAGTATCTTGTGCTCTGACACAATAATTTGGCCAATTTCTTGCTCAACTTCTATTGTTCATGTGCCTCTTGATACTACACGTATAAGGTACCTAGTATGCTCTTGATCTTGTCAGATGTCCATCGCATGCATTTGGAAGACAAGCCAAGATAGCACCACAGATTCCACAAGGTCCCTCTCCCCGCTAAATTCCCAGCGCAGGTACATTTCTCCAGAGCCGCAGCTAACATCGTCCGTCTCGCCCAGCTGCCCTCCCCAGAAAAGGGCCTAAGCCCCGCCATTCACAGGGCGAGAAAAATTGATGACCACACACCTTGCTGTTCCAGAGCTAAAAGTTGCCCACTCTCCCCGTCAATCtgatttttccttttattctGCACTCCccagctcagcttctcgcGCGCCACCTCGTTGCAGATCCTGTTCAACAGTCGCAGCTGAGATTTTGCAGCTCCCACGGGGGACCATCGAGTCGAATCCATTGCTACCCTAGACAGACCTCCGACTGTCAAGTTTCCATCATGGCGGACAAGCTCACCCGGTAGGTACCACCGACGAGATACATTAGCTGTCTCTTGCTATGCCAGCTACCGTGTCATGTCGCGGTTTAGAGATATATTCGACTTGTTGCTAACCTGCGGCATCTAGtatcgccattgtcaacacCGACAAAGTGAGTTCACGATGAAAATCTGCATGCCCCGCCGATCACCCCGCTATCAGCCAGATATCAGATATGCTGACCCCTGGCCTCTTCGAATAGTGTCGTCCTCGCAAGTGTCGTCAGGAGTGTAAGAAGTCTTGCCCTGTGGTTCGCAGTGGAAAGCTCTGTATCGAAGTCACTCCTGAGTCCCGcctcgccttcatctccgAGTCGCTGTGTATTGGTTGCGGTATCTGCCCTAAGAAGTGCCCCTTCGACGCTATTACCATTATCAACCTGCCCACCAACCTCGAGAGCCAGGTCACCCACCGATATGGCCCCAACAGCTTCAAGCTCCACCGTTTGCCCATGCCTCGACCCGGCCaggttcttggtcttgtcgGAACCAACGGTATCGGTAAGAGTACCGCGCTGAAGATTCTCAGCGGAAAGCTCAAGCCCAACTTGGGCCGCCACGACAACCCCCCTGACTGGGAGGACGTCATCAAGTACTTCCGTGGTTCCGAACTCCAGAGTAAGTGAACGAAATTTTACCCGTAACAgattccatctccaagcGGTATTTTTAACATCGACTTTAGACTACTTCACCAAGCTTCTGGAGGACGATCTCAAGGCTGTTGTCAAGCCCCAGTATGTTGACCAGATCCCCAAGGCTGTCCGTGGCCCGGAGAAGAGCGTCAAGGCTCTTCTCGAGAGCCGCCACACGCTCGGAAACATGTCCGAAGTGACCAGCGTCCTGGAACTGGAGCACATCATGGACCGTGACATCACTCTCCTGTCTGGTGGTGAGCTTCAGCGTTTCGCTATTGGTACTGTTTGCGTCCAGAAGGCCGATGTCTACATGTTTGACGAGCCCTCTTCATATCTCGATGTCAAGCAGCGTCTGAGTGCCGCCAAGATGATCCGTTCGCTGCTCCGTGACGACGACTACGTCATTGTCGTCGAGCACGATCTGTCTGTTCTTGACTACCTCTCCGATTACGTCTGCGTTCTCTACGGAAAGCCTGCCATCTATGGTGTCGTCACCATGCCTCACTCTGTCCGTGAAGGTATCAACATCTTCCTTGATGGTCACATCCCCACAGAGAACTTGCGATTCCGTGACGAGTCTCTTCAGTTCCGTCTCGCCGAGGCTACCGATGACTTCGCCATTGACAAGTCCCGTGCTTTCAACTACCCTgcgatggagaagacacTCGGCAACTTCAAGCTCCGCATTGATGCCGGAGAGTTTACCGATTCCGAGATCATCGTCATGATGGGAGAGAACGGAACTGGCAAGACCACTTtctgccgtcttcttgccggTGCCCTCAAGCCTGATGGCAGGAGCTCTGTTCCTGACATGAAGATCAGCATGAAGCCTCAGACCATTACCCCCAAGTTCGAGGGTACTGTTCGCCAGCTGttcttcaagaagatcaagcaAGCCTTCCTGTCTCCTCAGTTCCAGACCGATGTCGTCAAGCCTCTCAAGCTCGATGACTTCATTGATCAGGAAGTCAAGAACCTGTCCGGTGGTGAATTGCAGCGTGTTGCTATTGTTCTTTCTCTGGGCATGCCTGCCGACATCTACCTCATTGATGAGCCCTCTGCCTACCTTGACTCTGAGCAGCGTATCATCGCCTCTCGAGTCATCAAGCGTTTCATCATGCACTCCAAGAAGACTGCCTTTATCGTCGAGCACgatttcatcatggccaccTATCTTGCTGATCGTGTCATTGTCTTTGACGGCCAGCCCGGTATTAACTCCCACGCCAACAGGCCCGAGTCCCTCCTCACCGGCTGCAACACCTTCTTGAAGAACCTGGATGTCACTTTCCGTCGTGACCCAAGCAACTTCCGTCCTCGTATCAACAAGCTCGGCTCTCAGCTCGACCAGGAGCAGAAGATGAGCGGCAACTTCGTAAGTGGCATAGACCTAACACTTTGTATGTTTTTTATACTAACATTTCCATTTTACAGTTCTtcttggaggagaagcccgAAGAAAGTGCTTGAAAAGGGCAACCACGATCAGAACCAACGTGATGCATTTCCAGACGTTTGTGGTATCCATTCTTGCGCTCCGCTTGTAATTCGCATAGATGGAGGCGACCATGAGGTTGGACTACAGATGGACGGCGTCAGCGAGGATGACGACCCAGATGAGTGACAATGGCGACGGCAGCCTATCCCCTGTTGTCTGGTCCTGCGGGAAATTTGCTTGAAGGCGGTCCATTACGCGTGTATATAACCACCGACCTGAAACACTTCTGCAGATGGAGGGACAATGGATCAAGCAGGATGACTGTCGTCAGGTTTCCTACCTCGCGGGAAACTCTTTCATAGCTACCTGTCAAGTTAcagaataaaagaaattgaTTTGGATCGTTACAATATTGATTTGTACAGATACATAACAGAGATGTGTgaaagcagagaagagagagaaagactTTTTCTTCAGCTATCTTAAAATTGGTTAATATACCCTGATACAACAGTAATTACACGAAGCTATTCTCGTAAACAAGCCTGTCCTGACTACGACGTTCAGATCTAGTCATTTGTTTGAAAGCTACATAAAATTTTCTTACATTCCGGAGATGGGGGGATAAAAAAGCGGCGAAAGAAGTCCAGCAATACAAGTAAAGAAAAGCTTACTAGCCAGACAAGAGCAGAGAGGGAGGGTAGAGAGCAATCGGGCTCGAGGACTCGATTATTCTTCAATCTCACCCTCTTCGCTGCCGCTTCGAACATCCTTGGCTGGTTCTGGGGTCCTGTTGCGTTGACGTCCATCACGAGGGGGGGAACGCTCACGTGATCGATCTCTCCTGAGTCTCTGTACGAATGTGTGAGAAGAAACGGCTTCAATAAGAATGTGAAATATGGTGGTTGTACACGTACCTTTGAATCCCGGGAATCCCGGCGGGCATaatcgtcttcctcttcctgtcgacgacgtcgaggagctgctgggcgTTCATCTCCATAGGGGAGCTCATCATACGAACCTCGGTCGGCGCGACGGCGATAGAGAcgttctctctcatcctcccGGTCTCTGCGCTCGCGATCATAGAAGGCGTCGTCATCGCGCCTGGGACGGGGGGGACGATCCAGGTCACGATCTCGGTCGCGTTCACGATCGCGTTCACGATCTCGTTCACGGCGTGATGGCGGGGGCGAAAGTCGACCACGGTCAGTCGATAAGAGGTTCTCTGCCATGGTCGACTTGCGATGGTTTCGCTCACGCTCAGCAATCGCCTTTCGCCGGTCTGCCTCGTACGCGTCGGGCTCCGGACTACGGCTGCGCCGACCGCCACGGCCACCAACACGATGTGAACGCTCGCCACGAGATCGATCCCTTTCACGCCTCGAGACCTCTCTTTCGATAGAGGGTCGTTCGTGGCGTCGGTAGGCACGATCGGCTTCATCCTTCTCGCGTAACCTGCGGAGATGTTTTTCAAAGGCACTTCGGCGGAACTCTTCCGAAGTGACTGCTTGGAATTCGTCTGATTTCAGTAGTCTAGGTCGTACCTTTTCATAAGTATCGCTCAGCGCGACTGGCGGCTCGAGACGCTTAATATAAGCACGAAGATCATCAATGGCCCGACGTTGCTGTCGATCCGGTTGTCTCTCATCTTCGCGCTTCGAGGCGCGCTTCTCACGCAGCTGATAAGGAGAAACATGTTAGCACGGACTGAAGATCTAGAGAACAGGAGGGGGCTATATCTTACGCGATTGAAAATAAGTTCGAGCGTGTCACGATCAATGTTAGCCGTACGGTGATCATCTTTCATGATGGACAGAAATTCCTCAAGATCACTAGTTGGGGTGAGTTCAAACCGCTTATCCTATCGAACGAGTCAGTATGCATCACGTCAAGAGGATAAACCAAAATAACCTACTTCGAGGACATCGAGCACATCATTTCGTGGACCGCGCAGCGAccgctcttcctcttccaccacgtCCCAAAAGAGCTCTTGAGGGGTAGATCCGACCTGACCAACCATGTTGAGGTAGCGTTCGTCGTTTTCAATAAGAGGAATAACCTGACTCCATTTGGTGCCAGCATTgatcttgccgtccttgCGGAGAGAGTCTAGCAGGGATTTAAAAGCATCTCTGGCCTTGCGTTCCTTGCGGAATCTTcgactcttctcctcctgTTTAGACTCAATGAAGGCTCGCTCTAAACCTTTCATGTGATTTTGGAAAGCAGTCAATATGTCAAATTGACTGAGGGTTCTATacttttcattttcttggaGGGTCGGGGTGCCAGAGATGATGTCTCTAGCATCCGCCCAGCGAGTGTATGGCTCGAGATTGAGCTTGGGGAGCAAGTCGATCAGGCCATCCATGGCACTCTTCTTCTGGCTAGCCTGCTGTTCTTTGTGAGCCTTCTTAAGACCGATGATATACTCCTCGAAGAGCTGGCGAcgctcgtcctcatcatTAGTGGAACGGAAAATGGTCTCTCCTTCGATCATAGGTCTAGCCGTCTTCCATCGAGTGTAGTGGGTGATTTCGGGGTGCCGCTTCAGCATCGTCTCGAAGTCACCACGCAATTTGGTCAGCCTCTCTTTGGCAcgctctttgtcttggagGATGACGTCCTGGCAGTACTTCTCGAAGGCatcttttctgtcttttgGGTCCCTGATAGCACGAAACTGGGGATCCCGAGCAATGGCACGAACGGTCTGCTCCCAAGTCCAGTCTGGCTGGACGCCGCTTCGTTTCAGCAGTTTAACAAAAGCTGCTTCGGCCTCTTCGAGAGTGGCGTATTCCGGATCATTCGTGGCGGGGACGAAGGCTTGCTGTGACTTGGAATCATTTCCATATGTCAACTGGCGAGATTCGGGATAGGGTTCTCGATTGTCACGGGAATCGCGAGCATCGCGGGAATCGCGTTGATAGTCATGTCCTGCAGCTGGATAACCGCCACCCTGTGCGTATGGAGTAGTCTGGGGAACGGGGTTGCTCGGCCCACCAGTCGAACCTAGAGCCTTCTTGAATGCTTCGGGCATTTCCCAAGAGCTCTGTTGCGTCTCGGTATTGTACCAATACTTGCGACCCCCCTCTGCGGTATACTCTTTCCATGGCTGGGACTGCAGAGCGCGCtgttggaaaaaaagagatagCGTTAGCATCATCGAGCTTAAGCGGTACCAGGTGGCTCGAATAAGGCACGCTGGAAACAGAAAGATACAACTCACCTCTGCCGcgctcatcatctcctccggCTTGGTCCATTGCGTCACCTTGGTCACATTGTTGTAATAGTAGGCCCGGCCTTCTGGCGTCTTGTGCTCTTGCCAGGCCGAAGCCGGCTGAGGGAAAGGAGGCGCGAAGCCGTTCATCCTGCAGGCGCTGGAGATTGTGCCCTGAAGCGTCGTTCAAGAGTAGATTCTCGCGATCAAAGTCTCGGGCACGCCTCAATGAGCGCGGGCGACGGCGATGGCGGAGTCGATGCTGGCCTGAAGCTGTTGTCGTACCAAAATTTTGAACCAAGCTTGGGTACAGCAATGGCGCGAGACACGCATCTTTCCAGCGTGCACGGACCACATCGGGGAGTTCTTATGCAACTAACCGGGTTCCGCATAACCGGGGCTGCAGCTGGGCCCTGTAGTGGCTTATCAGGGGGGCTGGAGAGAGTCTATCAACGCTGGAGCTTAGTGAGCTGGTCATTTCATTATTACTGCCAGCCTACCATTAATTACTATTGTATTATTATATCTTATAATTCATGAAGAGAGGACGAACacctattataattatatacaTGAGACCATAACGAACCtccttatttttctttttgttccgTCATGTCAGCTCGCAATCCTTCCACGCCCGGACAGCTGACTCCTGTTCAACTAACCATATCCACCACCAATGCGGCAACCGACCTCATCAACAACTCTTACCTGACATATCTCGTTCCGGCTGAGACCAACATTGACTTGGAAAAGGCACTTGAAGGCTTTGATAGCTCCAAGACCGTATCTGAACTAATAGAGCAAAGAGACACGTTATTTTTTGGTATGGAACCGGCAACCAGCTCAACCTCACCGCTCATGAAACCAAGTCACTAACATGGACTCACATGAAAGATGAAACTGTTGATGTCCTGCTTGTTCTCAAGACGCCATGGCTCCCGCGGAAAGAGTTGGACTACCATCTTAGTAGGATAAGTATATCGCTAGAAGCTCAGGTAGCCAATGGCAGTGTCCCTGGCCGCGACTCTCCCAACTCTTCTGAGAGCATCTTCAGTGGGAGGCTAAaggagacaaagaagccctTCGTCATCGAGGACAAGAGGGAATACGGGAGCGAtgtcgaggatgaggaggaagaagaagagccgcGGTTTGTGTACGCCATGTGGAAGCTACCCGTGCTCCTCATAAGGCCCCGAATGCGCCTACACAGTCCGGCCGTCGTCTTCTCGGCGTCCGCGAGCCTCGACCCGGATCTCTGGACCGAACCCGTCGCCCCAGACGTCGGCTATCTTCCAAGCGGACTGCCGTCTGGCTTCAACCTGCTCGAGTCTTTCAGCAACGACTTTGCCCTGAATGGCGTCAAGCCGCGACTGTCGGCGCTGCGAGTATCGAGAGTGGCCCCCGTCACGCGGCAGCAAGACTTCATGACACGCCTCCGGACACTGCCCCAGCTGAGCATCAAGGTCTTCCCAGTCTTGCATACGAGAATAAGATTCTCTCGCCCCAACACGATACCCCTGAGCCGGAGCATCGTTGCCCTCCTGGAAATAGACTTTACCTCCCACTTTGAATGCGAGGCTCTCCTGAACAGCATCCGACTTACATCCCCCAACGGCACCGTCGAGAACCTCAATGACGAAGCCGGCCTCAGCCTCCCCCTCAGCTGCGTCTCGCACGACCACATCACGCTCCTCTACCACATCCAACCCCAGCAAACCGAGACCACCCTCCCCAGAGACACCTCGGGAAGCCTCGAAatctccatcgccgcctccgtcctcgtcatcccgGGCGTCTGCACCCCTAGCCTCACCATGAGCTGGACCACCGCCCTCGACTTCTCCCTGCCCGTCAACCCCAGCTTCGGCACCGCCTCGGAATCCGGCATCCAGCGCGCCCACCGCCCGACGCAGCTCTCCATCGGCAGCGTCGCCCAGGTCATCACCCACCTGAAATCCCCCTCGGCCATCCGTCCAGACGCCCTCCCCACGCTGGAAGCCTCCACGAACCGCAC harbors:
- a CDS encoding TRAPP trafficking subunit trs65 domain-containing protein, with product MSARNPSTPGQLTPVQLTISTTNAATDLINNSYLTYLVPAETNIDLEKALEGFDSSKTVSELIEQRDTLFFDETVDVLLVLKTPWLPRKELDYHLSRISISLEAQVANGSVPGRDSPNSSESIFSGRLKETKKPFVIEDKREYGSDVEDEEEEEEPRFVYAMWKLPVLLIRPRMRLHSPAVVFSASASLDPDLWTEPVAPDVGYLPSGLPSGFNLLESFSNDFALNGVKPRLSALRVSRVAPVTRQQDFMTRLRTLPQLSIKVFPVLHTRIRFSRPNTIPLSRSIVALLEIDFTSHFECEALLNSIRLTSPNGTVENLNDEAGLSLPLSCVSHDHITLLYHIQPQQTETTLPRDTSGSLEISIAASVLVIPGVCTPSLTMSWTTALDFSLPVNPSFGTASESGIQRAHRPTQLSIGSVAQVITHLKSPSAIRPDALPTLEASTNRTEASIPDLGITMSFTAPSTPVHPGDIFSWTVYVVNRSSDKANNTRPPRKLALVAVPKRRRAEVRPIRPPSSSGRRRGDKEIADAVLDENVIHALQKSATLETSELICLSADTRVGPVAPGACHVVELQFLALQEGVVGLEAIRVVDLGSQEHVDIGDLPTMIVEPLAAAA
- a CDS encoding ABC transporter domain-containing protein, with the protein product MADKLTRIAIVNTDKCRPRKCRQECKKSCPVVRSGKLCIEVTPESRLAFISESLCIGCGICPKKCPFDAITIINLPTNLESQVTHRYGPNSFKLHRLPMPRPGQVLGLVGTNGIGKSTALKILSGKLKPNLGRHDNPPDWEDVIKYFRGSELQNYFTKLLEDDLKAVVKPQYVDQIPKAVRGPEKSVKALLESRHTLGNMSEVTSVLELEHIMDRDITLLSGGELQRFAIGTVCVQKADVYMFDEPSSYLDVKQRLSAAKMIRSLLRDDDYVIVVEHDLSVLDYLSDYVCVLYGKPAIYGVVTMPHSVREGINIFLDGHIPTENLRFRDESLQFRLAEATDDFAIDKSRAFNYPAMEKTLGNFKLRIDAGEFTDSEIIVMMGENGTGKTTFCRLLAGALKPDGRSSVPDMKISMKPQTITPKFEGTVRQLFFKKIKQAFLSPQFQTDVVKPLKLDDFIDQEVKNLSGGELQRVAIVLSLGMPADIYLIDEPSAYLDSEQRIIASRVIKRFIMHSKKTAFIVEHDFIMATYLADRVIVFDGQPGINSHANRPESLLTGCNTFLKNLDVTFRRDPSNFRPRINKLGSQLDQEQKMSGNFFFLEEKPEESA
- a CDS encoding FF domain-containing protein, which codes for MNGFAPPFPQPASAWQEHKTPEGRAYYYNNVTKVTQWTKPEEMMSAAERALQSQPWKEYTAEGGRKYWYNTETQQSSWEMPEAFKKALGSTGGPSNPVPQTTPYAQGGGYPAAGHDYQRDSRDARDSRDNREPYPESRQLTYGNDSKSQQAFVPATNDPEYATLEEAEAAFVKLLKRSGVQPDWTWEQTVRAIARDPQFRAIRDPKDRKDAFEKYCQDVILQDKERAKERLTKLRGDFETMLKRHPEITHYTRWKTARPMIEGETIFRSTNDEDERRQLFEEYIIGLKKAHKEQQASQKKSAMDGLIDLLPKLNLEPYTRWADARDIISGTPTLQENEKYRTLSQFDILTAFQNHMKGLERAFIESKQEEKSRRFRKERKARDAFKSLLDSLRKDGKINAGTKWSQVGSTPQELFWDVVEEEERSLRGPRNDVLDVLEDKRFELTPTSDLEEFLSIMKDDHRTANIDRDTLELIFNRLREKRASKREDERQPDRQQRRAIDDLRAYIKRLEPPVALSDTYEKVRPRLLKSDEFQAVTSEEFRRSAFEKHLRREVSRRERDRSRGERSHRVGGRGGRRSRSPEPDAYEADRRKAIAERERNHRKSTMAENLLSTDRGRLSPPPSRRERDRERDRERDRDRDLDRPPRPRRDDDAFYDRERRDREDERERLYRRRADRGSYDELPYGDERPAAPRRRRQEEEDDYARRDSRDSKRLRRDRSRERSPPRDGRQRNRTPEPAKDVRSGSEEGEIEE